A segment of the Candidatus Izimaplasma bacterium HR1 genome:
TGCAGTTATAAAAGATATGGCTTTAATAAGAAATAATGACCTTGCTGAAAGCGTAGATGTCTTTTGTGAAGATAGTGTCTATAACTTAGAAGATACAAGGAAAATCGTTGAAGCCGCAAAAAAACTAGGTTTCTTTGTAAGATTACATGCAGATGAAATTCATCCGATGGGTGGTTTAGGTTTAGCAGTTGAATTAAATGCTTCAAGTGCTGATCATTTAATTGCTGCAAGTAATGAAGATATTAAAAAGTTATCTAAAAGTAAAACTGTGGCTAACTTATTGCCATCAACATCATTTTATCTAAATAAGGATTTTGCTAACGCTCGTAAAATGATTGATGAAGGGTGCATTGTATCATTATCAAGTGACTATAATCCAGGTAGTTCTCCTTCAGAAAACTTGCAATTCTCAATGCAATTAGGTTGTAATAAAATGAGATTACGACCAAAAGAAGTTTTAACTGCAGTTACAATTAATCCAGCTTATGGTCTCGGATTAAAAGAAAAAGTAGGAAGTATTGCAAAAGGCAAAAATGCTGATATCGTAATAATGGATGCTTCTAACTTAGAATATATTATGTATCACTTTGGAGTAAATCATACCAAAGATGTATTTAAGAATGGAAAATTAGTCGTTAAAGACAGACAAATAATATAGGTGGTAATATGAAATTAATAGAATTAAAAGTAAATGAATTTATCAATGTAGTAGATTCAAAAAGTCCAGCTCCTGGAGGAGGAAGCGTTGCTGCTCTTTCTGGAAGTTTATCAAGTGCACTAGCAAACATGGTTTCACATTTAACAATTGGTAAAAAGAAATTTAGAGCTTTAGATGAAAAAATCCAACTAGAAGTTAAAGAAGCAATGGTTGTTTTAGAATCAAAAAAGGAAGAATATGCAAAGTTAATCGATAAAGACACAGAAGCATTCAATATGATTATGGCTGCTTTCAAACTTCCTAAGGAAACAGATGAAGATAAAAAAATAAGAGCTGATAAAATAGAAGAAGCAACAATTATTGCAATTGAAGTACCTCGAGAAGTTGCTGAAAATGGAAAATCAATTCTACCAGCCTTAGAGCAATTGTTCACATATGGTAATCAAAATTGTTTAAGTGATTTAGGTGTAAGTGCATTATTATTACACACTACAATTATTGGAGCAGTGATGAACATGAAGATAAACCTTTCTGGATTAAAATGTGAAGATTTAGTAAGTAGTTATCAAAAGGTTATTGATGAGTTAACTGCATTTAGTAATAATGAAGTCTTATCATTTGTTAATAAAGTATATAATAAACTATAAAAAAACGAGCAGATATTCTGCTCGTTTTTATTATCTTCTTTTACCTAATTCATCTTTTATTACATCTTCTACAAGTGGTTGACAAAGGCCACATCCGCTTCCTGCTTCTGTCGCTTGTTTTACAGATACAAAGCGTCTTCGTCCTTCTCTAACAACTTTTCTAATTTTTCTTTCTGTTACTTGCTTACAAAGGCATAAAACTCCTTGTTCATCTGCTTCTTGTTTCTTAAGTTTAATATATGATTCTCTTTTATCCATAATATCACCACATTTTCTAAGATGTATTGTATAATATAGTATAACATAACATAGTATGAAAAGTTAAAGGTGATTTGATGGGTAAAAACGCTTATGTTACATTTATAATTAGAAATGATTCTTATATGCCAGGAGCACTTGTTTTTGGTTATGCTTTAAGATTACAAAATACTGTAAATGATCTTATTTGTATAGTATCAGAGAATATCTCAGAAAGAGCGATCAAAGCGTTAAAAGTTATATATGATGACGTATTAGTAATTGATGAACTATATGTTGCTCATGATCGAAGACACGAAAGACAGGATAGACCTTTCTTGTTTTCGCGGTTTAATACTTTTAGATTAGGTAAAGATGGTGACTTAGGAAAAGCTTATGATAAAATCATCTTAGCAGACTGTGATCACTTACCATTAAGAGGATTTGACGAATTATTTAATTTAAGAGCTCCAGCGGGTATTATTAATGAGAGAAAAGAACATTGCTTAGAGTTTGTTGATGGGAAGTATATTATTCCTGAAAGTGTAGAAAAAACAGGAACTTGGAACTGGCATGATATTTATAAGGATGTTCCACATGGAACGTTAGTACCGAAAATAATGACTGATAGAGTGCTAACTGATCCAACTAATTTAGGGATTAACACTTCTATATGTCTATTTGAGCCTACAATGGAATTGTATGATTCAATTATGGACGATTTACTTCAAACTGAAGTTCAAGATAGAATATCTTCTTATAACTGGCCTGAAATGCAGTACATTACAGGTAAGTGTAGTGGCGAATGGACTAATATTGATTTAAAATACTCTTCATTTAATGGTTATCCTAAAATAGATGTTTTATACGGTATTCACTTTGCTGGGTTAAAACCTTGGAGTATAAAGAATAAGAGTGTTAAATCATTTGGAAAATTCGAGGATTATCAATTATGGAATCACACATTTGTTAGAATGATGAATGATAATCCAATATTAAGTGATAATGGTAAACTACGCCGAATTAATACATTTATTGGTGATTTACTAAAAGATCCAAAATATCAATTTAAAAAGAAAAATGTACCACATTTGAAACATTTCTTTGAATAAGTCTCATATATGTTGAGGCTTTTTTTTATTTCCTTTGATTACCTTGACAGATAGAGTAATTTTTGATAAATTATTATGTGAGATATAGTAATTACGCATAGTAATTATTTCGAGTAAACTGGAGAGGGAGAAACATCATGAAAAAAACATCTTTAGGAGAGTTAATAGCTAACGCAATTTCTCATGGAGTAGGCGTTATATTCGCAATAACTGCTCTAGTTATACTGATTATAAAAAGTGATACAACACCAGAAATTTTATCAAGTATAGTATTTGGTTTATCACTAATTATGCTTTATTTAAGTAGTACTTTGTTTCATTCTTTTCCCGAAAAGATGACAAGAGTATTTACCGTTTTTCAAAGATTAGATCATTCAAGTATCTTTTTATTAATATCTGGAACATATACACCATTCTTAATCTTAGTTGTTGATAATCTAACAGGATATATCCTACTGGGAATACTTTGGGCTATAACTATTGTTGGGATTGTTTTTAAAGCGATATGGATAGATAAATTTAAATATGTTCATTTATCAATTTATCTATTAATGGGTTGGAGTATTATTTTTGTATATAACGATGTTATTGATGGTATTGGTGATTGTTTCTTATATCTTTTATTAGGAGGAATCAGTTATACATTAGGTGTTGCTTTTTATGTATCTAGATTTAAATATGCACACTTTGTATGGCATCTCTTTGTTTTAGGCGGAAGTGTTTTTCACTTCGTTTGTGTATTAATGATTTTAAGTTGAAGGAGGCTTATTATGAATTATAGAATAGTAGTTGATAGTACGGTTTATTTGTCTGAAGAGGAATTCAAAAGTTATGGGATAAAACGAGCAAGTTTAAACATTATTGATAAAGATGAATCATTTAAAGAGTTAAGTGTGGATAAGAAATTTGTTTTCGAAAGATTAGATAATGGACATCACTTAACTACAAGCCAACCTTCACCAGGAGAATTCTTTGATATTTATGAGGAATTGTTAAGTGAAGGTGTTGAAAAGATTTTTGTTGTTACTTTAGCAGAACCATTAAGTGGTACTTATCAAAGTGCTACTTTAGCAAGAACAATGTTAGATAATCCAAATAAAGTTCATATTTTCAAATCACAAATGGCAGCTTTTGGTAACGAAATGTTGGTTCTTGAAATTCAAAGACTGATTAATGAAGGTAAAGAAGAAAAAGAGATTATTGAATTTATTACTAAATTGAATAGTAAATCTAATTTGATATTTACACTTGAAAATCTTCATTACATAGCACGTAGTGGAAGATTATCAAGAGCAAAAGCTTTAATTGGTACTGTTTTAAGGGTAAAACCTTTAATTCGTATGATTGATGGGAAACTAGATTTGTTTAAATCTGAAAGAACTCACAAGAAAGTGATTACGAATATTATTAATAATATGAAGGAAACTACCAAAGGGGCTAAGACTATTTATGTTAGAATTCTTAGTCACAATTCTATTGAACAAGCAAAAGCTTTAGAAGCAAAAATCAATGAAACATTTAATAATATAAAATTATCTTTCAACGAGTACCTAGGACCTATCTTTAGTCTGCATCTTGGATCTGTAGGATATGGTATTTCTTGGTGTGTTGAATAAAAGGAGCAATGATGGGAAAAATCGGAATTGTAATTGATAGTACTGTTTATCTATCACAAGAACTGATAGATGATAACAACATTGGTGTTGCATCTTTAAATGTTATTAATGGTGTGGATTCTTATAAGGAACTAGATATTGATAATAAGTTTGTTTGGGACATGCAAGATAAGGGAGCACACTGGAAAACAAGCCAACCCTCACCAGGTGAATTCTTAGAAATATTTGAAAGAATGATTAGTGAAGGTTACGATAAAATTTTCTGTGTTTTATTATCAAAAAATATTTCAGGTACTTATCAAAGTGCATTGCTAGCAAAAAAAATGTTAGGTGATTCAACAAAAGTGCATTTGTTTGACACTATGCTTTGCGCCTATGGAACTGCGATGATTACGCTTGAGTTAATAGAAATGGTAAATGAGAATAAAACTGAAGAAGTAATTGTTGAAAGAATAACAAGAATTATAGGAACCTCAGTGCAAATGTTCTCAGTGCAAAATCTATTCTCTTTAGTAAAAGGAGGACGTTTAAGTGTAGCAAGAGCTACAATTGGAACAGTTCTTCGAATTAAACCAATTATCAAAGTAATTGATGGTAAACTTCAACTTGTCAAGAGTGAAAGAACCCACAAAAAAATCTTCAGGTATTTCATGGAACATATTAATAAGTCATTAATTGATCATAAAAAAATTACATTTTACGTTTTAAGCCAACACTCACTTGAAACTGCAAAACAAGTAAGAGAACTGTTTGAAGAAGAATATCCTGGGTGTAAAATTATTTTTTCTGAATATCTCGGACCAGTATTTAGTATTCATGTTGGAAAAAAAGGATATGGAATTAGCTATTTTGTAGAATAAAAAGACACTTTAAAAGTGTCTTTTTTTTAAATTACTCTATCACGTTATGTATTGTAATGGGTAAAAATTTCCTATATAATCAAGAATAGAAATATAGGTGATTATATGAGAAAAATAGCAATCGTTACAGATAGCACTGCTGTAATGGGAAATAAGTTTATTGAAAACGAAAAAGATTTATACACTGTTCCTTTACAGATTCTATTTGGGGAAGAAGAAGTATACCGTGATGGTATCGATTTAACTAGTGAGGAATTCTTTACTAAGATATCAAATATACGAATTCTACCTACTACTAGCCAACCAAGTGTTGGTGCTGTTTTAGAATTGTTTAATGAGTTGGTAAAAGAATATGATGAAATATTATATATCACAATTAGCTCTAATATTAGTGGTACTTATAATACAGGGCTACTTGCGGCTAACCAATTAAAAGATAAGAAAATTGAAGTTTTTGATAGTTTACATACAGCAGTAATACAAAAAATGTATGTGGAAGAAGCTTTAAAAATGGCTAAAGAAGGAACGCATGTAGATAGCATTATTAAGAAACTTAAAAAAATGAGAAAGAACAGTGAAATCTACTTAGTTGTTGATAATCTACGCCATTTAGGACGTACTGGGCGTGTAAATAATATGGGAGCTATTGTTGGGGCATTACTAAAAATCAAACCAATTTTAACTTTTGAAGAAGGATATATAAACTTAAGAAAAAAAGTTAGAACTTTGAATAGAGCATATTTAGAAGTAGTTTCTATTCTAGGTGATAGAGAGTTAAACGATTCCTCTCGAATCATGATTGCCCATGCAAATGGGATTGAGAATGCAATAAGAGTAAAAGAGGCTATCGAAGTAATTCATCCAGATAAAATAATTGAAATTGATGAGTTATCTCCAGTAATTGGTGTTCATACAGGACCTAATACAGTTGGAGTTGCATGGATAAAATAGGTGGAAACTTAGTTTCTCACCTTTTTTTTGACAAAAAATTTTATTATGTTATTATATATGAGTGAACTTTCATATAAGTTCGTGGGAGGTATTTTTTATGAAAATAGCATACATAGTTGATGGATCTATAGACTTATCTCCATCAACCATTGCTTTAGAAAACGTTTATTCTATACCGTTTAAAGGTTATGATCAAACAGGAGAATTAGGAAATATTGAAAATATAAGATTACTTGAAAAAATTCAGAAGCAAGAAATTAAGCAGTATATAGAGCCTACACCTGGTATCTATAGGGATTTGTATAAGAGTTTAAAAAGAGATGGGTACGATTATATTGTATGCATTCCTCAAAAAAGAAACATTAGTTCCTCTTATATGAATGCCGAATACGCTAGTAGATTTTGTAGTGAGTATGTATTGGTAATTGATGCTTCAGACTATGAATTGGATAGTAAGGAAATATTTGATAACCTATTAAATGATAAAGAAATCAAAGATTATTTATTCACAATTGATTTTAGTTTTGATCAATTGTTTGAAGGAATTAGAAAAGTATTAGGTAACTTGAAACTATTGAAAATATAAAAAAAAGTAGACTAATTTCTACCTTTTTTTTATTTATTTTAGTAATTTAAGACCATATATTACTTTACCAATAAATGGAGTTTTTGTTTGAATGGCACTATAGGGACACATTTCTTGGCAACAATAACATCTAATACATTTTGAGTAATCATAAACAGGTGGTACCGATTTATCATCATTATTGAAAGTTAATGCTTTATCATCTAATGGGCAAACATCGACACATATACCACACTTTTTGCAATCTATTTCCTTAATATAAGGCTTTCTAAGTACATGCTTATTTAGTAACCCGAATGGAGTTTTTTCAGTGTGTTTTACTTTATCTCGAGGAATATCAAATTCTTTGTTGATAAAGGAATTTATTTCTTCGCCAATTATTTCGATATCTTCATAACTACCAAGACCATATTCTTGTCCATATGTCATGGTAGGTAACCTTGTTGGATCTAAATCAATCATTTTACAGAAAACCGCATCCAAAGCAACTGGATCTTTTGATATTATAATAGTATTCATTGGGGTAGGTGTTCCGTTTCTAGGTCCATTTCCTTCCATTGCGATTATACCATCTAAGATATGTAAATCGATTTTAAGATATAAATCTAAATCGATAAGCATTTCTGCAAAGTTATATGCATTTTGGAATCTAGCATGCATTTTAGCTTTGTTGAAACCTACTACAGTCCCAAATGGATTTTTTACAGCTCCAGTTATTCGCTGAAGAGCATGTGATTTCATTTTGGGAAGATTAATAATTGCATCTGCTTCAAATACAGCATTTGCAATTTCGAGAGAGTTTGTAGCATGTCCTTCTAATTCAACAGTTTTTCCAGATGCAAAATCTCCGATTGGTGTATTGTATTTGTCAGCTACTTCTTTGATTCCGCATTTGGCAGCTACTTTTGTTGGATTACCGATTCCAGGTGAATCACCATAGAATACGTCATAGTCATTTTCTTTCATGAGTTTTAATACAGCCTCAAAAACGACAGGGTGGGTTGTAGCAGCATTTTTCTTATCTGTACCTACCACAAGATTGGGTTTAAGTAGCACTTTCTTACTTTTAGGAATAATGCTTTCTATTCCTCCTAATTCATTAATTGCCCATTTTATTTTTGGATATATTTTATCTAAATCATATTCTTTGCATCTTAATATTACTACTTTGCTCATATTATCACCCTTTAGATTTCATTATATCAAAAGTTCTTTATTATCAAAATATTATTTTTTTGTGTTAAAATCAATATAGGTGATTATATGAAAAAACTAATTGAGTATATTAATAATAATAAGAACAAAGTTATTGCCTTAGATGGTCCTAGTGGGTCTGGGAAAAGTACAACAGCAAAATATCTAGAAGAACATTTCGATGTTCTTGTATTTCACACAGATGATTATTTTCTTCCTATGGAGAGAAAAACTAGGAATAGGTTAAATCAACCAGGAGGAAATCTTGATTATGAAAGAATGGAAGAGGAAGTTTTTAAACATCTTAAAGATGAGGTGATAATATCAAATTTCTTTAACTGTATGAGTAATGAGTTAGAAAAGAGACAACCTGCAAAAAAGAAATCTATCATTATAGTAGAAGGAGTATATTCTCTGCATCCAAGATTTCAAAAATATTATGATTTTAAAGTATATTTTGATATAGATAGAGAACATCAGTACAATCGTATCCAAGAGCGTAGTGGAGACTTTATGTTAGAGAGATTTAAAAAGGAATGGATACCTTTAGAGGATAAGTATTTTGATGAACTTAATATAAAAAAGAATGTAGACCTTTACATAAAAAATCACTAAATATTCATACTTTTTTATATTTCATTATGTTATAATAATTAGGCAACTTGGAGAGGTGACGGTATGTTATTATTTGACTTTATAAATCCATATATAACATATTTGTTTGTTGTATTGGCATTTGTCTTTAGTATAGGGGCTATTTTTTATAGAAAAGAGTTCATTACAAAACATAAAAAGACAATTATGAATATTGCAATGGTATTGCTTATCTGGACACAAGTTGCTAGGTATGCTGGTATCTTTTTTGAGCAAGATACAACATGGAGTTTATGGTTTTTTAACTTCAAGATAACATCTTTTAGTTACGCGTCACACTTACCGTTTTACATGTGTAGATTAAGTGTTTTAGTACTTCTATACTACTTAGTTACTAAAGATAAAAGGGTAGAGTCATTTTTATTCTACTGGGGTGCAACTGGTTTAGCTGGCGTAATTTATCCAAATGGAGAAATAATTAACATATTTAATTTAACAGAAACTTTCTTTATTGATCATTTTCTGTTAGCAATTGCTCCGTTTTTCATAATTGTTTATCAAGGGTATCGTCCAAGTAAAAAAGATGCTTTTATTATTGCTGGTTTGATGTTTGCTATATTAACATTGTTTATTCCAATCAACAATGTTATGACTAATGTACTTACTAGTTCTAATGGAGAAGAAGTATTAGTAGATTACTTTTATGTTAAAGATCAGAGTATTGTAAAAGTGGTACTTGGTAATATACCGAGTATACTATTTGTATTTATGCACTCATTAGCAGCACTTGGTTTCTTTAGTGTTTATTATAAATTATTTAAGAACAAAGAATATAACGTTTAGGATTTGGTGAGTATTATGAGAATTGGTTTATTTACTGATGCATATTTCCCAATAATTAGTGGTGTTACTATTTCAGTAAGAACACTAAGGGATGAATTAGAGAAGTTAGGGCATGAAGTTTTTATTATATCTAACAATCACGATAATGCAGAAGAAGAGAGAAATGTCGTTAGAACTGGTGGACGCAAACTACCTATGAAAGAAATGGGAGAGTTTCGTGTTGGTCGTGTAACGAAAAATAAAGTTAAAGATATTGGTACATTGAATTTAGATATTGTTCATTGTCATACTGAATTTACTATGGGTAGATTAGGACGTAAAGTAGCTAGAAGATATAATTTGCCTGTTGTTCATACTTATCATACAATGTATGTAGAATACATTCATTTTATTTCAAAACTTTTTAGAAGACCTTTACGTTTTATATCAAAAATATATAGTCGTAGATTTGCTGATAGTGCTGACGTTGTAATATTCCCTACTATCAAAGTAAAAAGAACATTTGATGATTATGGATATAAAAAGAAATCTTACATTATTCCTTCAGGAATTTATTTAGAGAGATTTGATAAGAATAGTTTTCCACAAAATGAGATTATTCAACTTAAAGAAAAACTTGGGATAAGACATGATGAATATGTTATGTTGTTTTTAGGAAGAATATCACGAGAAAAGTCTATTGAAGAGTTAATTATAGAATTTGCTAAAGTCAAAAATCCAAAAGCTAAACTAGTAATAGTAGGCGGAGGACCAGATTTAGAGTTTTTCAGAAGTGTTTCAATTAAGTTAGGTATTGAAGATAAAGTAATATTTACTGGAATGATTGATCCCTTAGAAATAGGTATTTACTACCAATTAGCTGATTTGTTTGTAAATTTCAGTATGTCTGAAACACAAGGATTAACATATTATGAAGCATTAGCAAGTTGTGTTCCACTTTTAGTAAAATATGACTCTAACTTAGAAGGAATTATATTGAACGGAGAGAATGGGTATTCATTTACGGATGATAATGAGTTTAGTGTGTTAGCAGATAAAATTATTAAAGATAAAAAACTACAAGCATATTTTATTGAAAAATCGTGTGCTACAGTTCAAAAGTTTTCTGCTAAAAATTACGCAATAAGCGTTGAAGAAATATATAAAAAAGTTTTTAAAGGTTAAATGAATCAAAAATGTAAATAATTATTGGTGATTGTGGTAAAGAAAAATGTGAAATTACTTGACAATCACTATTGATTTGAATAGAATGTATATAGTCTCTTTTTTGAAAAGAGTAGGTTATGGCGATTGTGGTGAAGTGGTTAACACACCGGCTTGTGGCGCCGGCACTCGTGGGTTCGATCCCCATCAGTCGCCCCATTTTGGGCTATGGCCAAGTGGTTAAGGCACCGGACTTTGACTCCGGGATCGATGGTTCGAATCCATCTAGCCCAGCCATATGTGCGGGTGTGGCGGAACTGGCAGACGCGCTAGATTTAGGCTCTAGTTCTTAGGAGTGCAGGTTCAATTCCTGTCACCCGCACCATTTGAAATCAAGGACAACTTAGGTTGTCTTTTTTTTGATTCGAGCCTTTTGGTTGGCACTCATGCTTTATGTTATTGTGAAAACGCTTTTTTTTGATATAATGTTAATAGGAGAGGTGATTAAATGGAAACGATGCTTAAAAATACAGAGAAGCAGTTTATTGATAATTTAACTGGATTAAGAGATTTAAAAGGGTTATTCCATGATTTTGGTAAAAGAGATTTAGATGGCCTCCACTTTATTTATGTAGATATTGATGATTTTAATAAAATGAATATAATATTTGGGGTAGATACAGTTGATGATATGCTGAAAGGTGTGGCTGATACTTTACGTAATTATTGTGGTAAATCTGATGTTTACCGTGTTGGAAATGATCAGTTCTTATTAGTAACTGACAGAAGTGTATTTTGTGAACACTCTGAATTACAACGTATCCTGAAACAACCTTTTAAACATCATCACATTCAGTATGTAATCAATGCGAGTGTTTGTGTCGCAGATTATGATGATTTCAAAGGAGATAATTTAAAGCAAATTGTAAATCTACTTAGAATTACTGTTGATTTATCTAAAAACCTTGGTAGAAATACACTTATTTATGCTCACCAAAAACATAAGAAAAGATATGAAGTTATTCAGGAGATAGAAAACAATATTTATTATGCTATGCGCAAGAAGCAATTCTATCCAAAGTATCGTCCTTTTGTTGATACTTTTACTAATGAAATAATTGGTTTTGAAGCAGTTTCAAGATGGGATTTAAATGGAAGAACTCTGAAACCTTATGAGTTTCTAGAAATAGCTCAGTGGACTGGAATTATATATGAATTAGAGATGTGGGTATTTGAACAAGCGATGGAGTTTTATCGTCAGTTATCTGATGATAAAACAATCAAATTATCTAAGAGATTTAAAGCAGGGGTTAACCTTTCTGAATACACTTTAATTACTGTAGAAATTGATACAATAATTCAAATCTTAACAAAGTTTGATATATCAGCAAAAGACGTGATTATCGAAATAAAAGAATCGTATATTAGAGATAAACATGTTTACCAAAAAGTACATAACTTATATGAGTTAGGATTTGTTATTATCCTTGATGATTATTCGAATGCATCATCGTCATTAACATATCTTGCTGATCTCAAAGTAGACGTTCTTAAGTTATCCGAAAAGTTATTATTAGAAGTTAATAACAGCGAAGAGTACACTAATATGAAGAGTGTCTATGAATTTTTTGTAGACATAAGTAAGAAGTTTCAATTATCTGTCGTTTCAACAGGCATTAGAAATAAAAAAGACTTAAAACTAGTTAAGGAACTAGGTGTTAACATGGCAACAGGTGATTATTTCTCAAGAGCAATCGTCAAAGAAGAATTCTTAGAATACATGCAGAACAATAAGAAAAGGAAATTACGATTGTGATTTCACTGCTACTTTCTTCTTCGGTTGAAGGAGATTTAACATTCTTTGAGAGTATAATTGCTTGGGTAGAAAATGCAACGATTCACTTATATGAAAATCCATTATTTGGTGTCGCTGCATTAATCATATTTGGTTTAGTTGGAGGGAAATTAATAAGTTTAATTAAGTTCCCACGTGTTACAGGATATATACTTATTGGGATCATCGTTGGACCAAGTGTTCTTCGAGTGTTATCTCATGAGATGGTAGAATCTTTTACCATTATTAGACAAGTCGCAATTGGTTTTATTGGTTATACAATTGGTCTTGAGTTAAGGTTTAGTAAACTTAAAAAAACAGGTAAACAGGTGACGATTATAACTGTTGTACAAGCATTTACAACGGCTATATTGGTTACATTAGCAATCTATGCTTATAGAACAGCTACAGGTGGAGATTATATTTGGACTTATGCATTAATTTTAGGTGCAATTGCAACTGCAACTGCTCCTGGACCTATCGTAGCAGTAGTAAAAAGTTATCGTACTAAAGGTCCTGTTACAGATGTGTTATTACCTTTAGTAGCATTAGATGATGCTATTGGTATTATGTTGTTTGCAGTAATGCTAAGTTTAGGTACATCATTTATTAGTGGACCTGTAAGTATTGGACATATGTTGTTAGATCCTTTCTTAGAGATTTCAATGTCTTTAGGTTTTGGAGCCTTAATTGGATTCATAGTTACTAAAATCGCCAAAGCTTATAACCGTGAAAGTGATAGTTTCCTAATGATGGTTATTATAGGATTTGTATTTCTTGGTATAGCTATTGGACAAGCAGTACACGCTTCTGCAATATTATTACCAATGACAATTGGAGTTTTCCTAACAAATTCAATTGATGAAAGATATGAACATAGATTAACACAAACTACCGATCTGTTTAGTGCCCCGATATTACTAGCATTTTTCACTATAGCAGGGGCAGAACTACAGTTATCATTATTAGCTAAAATTGGACTTATGGGTGGTATTTATCTATTTGTACGTGTTATCGGTAAAGTTACTGGTTCATATGTGAGTGCTAAGGCTTTAAAAGCACCGCCAACTGTAGTTAAGTATTTAGGATTTACGTTAATCCCTCAAGCAGGTGTAGCTATCGATATGGCTTTAACTACTCAGTTAAGATTTGAAGAAGCTGATTTATTAGCACACGCTGAAGTAGGTGCAGCGATAATGACGATTGTTTTGGCCGCAACAGTTATCTACGAAGTATTTGGATTGGTTGTTGTTAAAAGCGCTCTAGGTAAGGCTGGAGAAATTGATGCAGCCGTTGGAGATTGGGAATAAATGTAATTTATAAACAAAAGACTTCTAAATAAGGAGTCTTTTTTTTATAAATTATCTTGCATTTAGTATTTCATAGGAGTACAATTCTACTTGCGTGAATATGTATATATATAAATATGAAAGAAGTGACCTAAGTTGTTATTAAATTTATTGAGTAGTGGAGCTTCATCAGGATTAACTTATGAAGCATTATTAGTTTTAGCACTAGTTTTACTACTAGGACTTTATACAGGTAGATGGTTTGAAAAAATCAAACTACCACACATTACTGGTTATATTATTATGGG
Coding sequences within it:
- a CDS encoding potassium/proton antiporter; translation: MISLLLSSSVEGDLTFFESIIAWVENATIHLYENPLFGVAALIIFGLVGGKLISLIKFPRVTGYILIGIIVGPSVLRVLSHEMVESFTIIRQVAIGFIGYTIGLELRFSKLKKTGKQVTIITVVQAFTTAILVTLAIYAYRTATGGDYIWTYALILGAIATATAPGPIVAVVKSYRTKGPVTDVLLPLVALDDAIGIMLFAVMLSLGTSFISGPVSIGHMLLDPFLEISMSLGFGALIGFIVTKIAKAYNRESDSFLMMVIIGFVFLGIAIGQAVHASAILLPMTIGVFLTNSIDERYEHRLTQTTDLFSAPILLAFFTIAGAELQLSLLAKIGLMGGIYLFVRVIGKVTGSYVSAKALKAPPTVVKYLGFTLIPQAGVAIDMALTTQLRFEEADLLAHAEVGAAIMTIVLAATVIYEVFGLVVVKSALGKAGEIDAAVGDWE